In Methanosphaera sp. ISO3-F5, a genomic segment contains:
- a CDS encoding DUF3781 domain-containing protein gives MKDEILKNKEKIHTTELGIKRVKKNLLLKTDDVVMYCIKLIENENSVVVKKGKNYYINYDNIEITLNASSFTIITAHIKS, from the coding sequence ATGAAAGATGAAATATTGAAAAATAAAGAAAAAATTCATACAACAGAACTTGGCATTAAACGGGTGAAGAAAAACCTTCTTTTAAAAACAGATGATGTTGTAATGTATTGTATTAAATTAATAGAAAATGAAAATAGTGTTGTTGTAAAAAAAGGAAAAAATTATTATATTAACTATGATAATATTGAAATTACTCTTAATGCTTCAAGTTTTACTATTATCACAGCCCATATTAAAAGTTAA
- a CDS encoding AraC family transcriptional regulator codes for MAEKKLYPSEEIHVKEEFSSYVTFENISGGHKTRIKIPNKCDINLTVYDLIPGISVIVEHSNLIDIFRSNNDILYYEHPENSLLLNYVAQGQCQYELEPDKYLFIKEKYINVYIKELNPHSFSYIGDVTLYHIIINKKQFKEFAGHNKEFNEIIRELFESAKKENCTIFKAPNRITEIIEEFSKFEIKKEKTAKLFFELKALECLLVLYENGVKDEKNVQRTYSDATIRVVRNIKNSLSRNIASYVSLDSLSMSYGINLTTLKNCFKDMYGKPLYTWYKEYKFYRARELIKNTDYPISKIANMIGYKSSSKFTKAFKKEVGVLPSSYRKNKK; via the coding sequence ATGGCAGAAAAAAAATTATATCCTTCAGAAGAGATACATGTAAAAGAAGAATTTTCATCATACGTAACATTTGAAAATATAAGCGGTGGCCACAAAACACGCATAAAAATTCCCAATAAATGTGATATAAATTTAACTGTTTATGATTTAATCCCTGGAATTTCAGTAATTGTTGAACATTCAAATTTAATAGACATATTTAGAAGTAACAATGACATATTATACTATGAACATCCTGAAAACTCTTTATTATTAAATTATGTGGCTCAAGGACAATGTCAATACGAATTAGAACCAGATAAATACCTATTCATTAAAGAAAAATATATTAATGTTTATATAAAGGAATTAAACCCACATTCTTTCAGTTACATAGGTGACGTAACATTATACCATATAATAATAAACAAAAAGCAATTTAAAGAATTTGCAGGACATAATAAAGAATTCAATGAAATAATACGTGAATTATTTGAATCCGCAAAAAAAGAAAATTGTACAATATTCAAAGCTCCCAACAGAATAACTGAAATTATTGAAGAATTCAGTAAATTTGAGATTAAAAAAGAAAAAACTGCAAAATTATTCTTTGAATTAAAAGCATTGGAATGCTTATTAGTACTCTATGAAAATGGTGTTAAAGATGAAAAGAATGTTCAACGCACATATTCCGATGCTACAATACGAGTAGTTCGTAATATAAAAAATTCTTTATCACGAAATATAGCCAGTTATGTTTCATTAGACAGTTTATCCATGAGTTACGGTATTAATTTAACCACATTAAAAAATTGCTTTAAAGACATGTATGGTAAACCATTATACACATGGTATAAAGAATACAAATTCTACAGAGCTAGAGAACTAATAAAAAATACAGATTATCCAATATCAAAGATAGCTAATATGATTGGCTACAAAAGTAGCAGTAAATTCACCAAAGCATTCAAGAAAGAAGTGGGAGTACTGCCTTCCAGTTATCGTAAAAACAAAAAATAA
- a CDS encoding metallophosphoesterase: protein MNSPNIYGTEIIGNSLKIGNTIIISDLHLGYETSLNNQGLMIPQHQYEKLVEAIEFIHEQSNADTIILNGDIKHNFGSISKQEWKEVLDFIDYLSDIFIDIKVIKGNHDNFTQYILNKRDLSLDEFIIIDNYMITHGHKIPDIIPEDVDTIIIGHEHPCIGVRSQERVEKVKAFLKGKWKNYNLIVLPSFTTITHGSDVLHEKTISPFIKDVLDFEVFAVEKGEVYPFGLIKDILEVEQELNNY, encoded by the coding sequence ATGAATTCACCTAATATCTATGGAACTGAAATAATAGGTAACTCTTTAAAAATAGGTAATACCATTATAATATCTGATTTACATTTGGGCTATGAAACTTCTTTGAATAATCAGGGATTGATGATTCCTCAGCATCAATATGAAAAATTAGTGGAAGCCATCGAATTCATTCATGAACAATCTAATGCAGATACTATTATTTTAAATGGCGATATTAAACATAACTTTGGAAGCATTAGTAAACAGGAATGGAAGGAAGTTTTAGATTTTATTGACTATTTATCCGATATTTTTATAGATATAAAGGTGATTAAAGGAAATCATGATAATTTTACTCAGTATATCTTGAATAAGAGGGATTTATCTTTAGATGAATTCATTATCATTGATAATTATATGATTACCCATGGACATAAAATACCTGATATAATACCAGAAGATGTGGATACTATTATAATTGGTCATGAACATCCGTGTATTGGTGTTCGAAGTCAGGAACGTGTTGAAAAAGTTAAAGCGTTTCTTAAAGGAAAATGGAAGAATTATAATCTAATAGTTTTACCATCTTTTACAACAATTACTCATGGATCTGATGTTTTGCATGAAAAAACTATTTCACCATTCATTAAAGATGTATTAGATTTTGAAGTTTTTGCTGTTGAAAAAGGTGAAGTTTATCCTTTTGGATTAATTAAAGATATTTTGGAAGTTGAACAAGAATTAAATAATTATTGA
- a CDS encoding ferredoxin has translation MYEVEIDRNNCKGCGACTKTSQLLFLDETNLVNMQGGFIEDGIVEGLVKSLYEIETPASICPKDCFTVYDENSGEEIEIERHATI, from the coding sequence ATGTATGAAGTTGAAATAGATAGAAATAATTGTAAAGGTTGTGGAGCATGTACTAAAACATCACAATTACTATTTTTGGACGAAACTAATCTAGTTAATATGCAGGGTGGTTTCATTGAAGATGGAATCGTAGAAGGATTAGTAAAATCATTATATGAAATAGAAACACCTGCAAGTATTTGTCCAAAAGATTGCTTCACTGTATATGATGAAAATAGTGGTGAAGAAATAGAAATAGAACGTCATGCAACTATATAA
- a CDS encoding VWA domain-containing protein, which translates to MVNERIVALSNQLREEGVPVSVRSTETACDVWELMKNTTKIEDMQNALKSVYIKDTHDEEKFDVIFEELFQDPDEIIKHKTKETSDSAFKDPAIEQEDIMGMPDSQITDLPLDQIIPPEFDAENLQQNKIHEKDLLKTDINHLNTFDERIVDLCRKLAQKIANNRARRKRLLKSSNINMPRTIRKNLKNGGKLIDIEYNKPKINKTKHIFLNDVSGSCDWISNWFFSIIYGCQKSFDKITCYEFDNKIIETTDALKTESYELSYETVTLKKLQRGMIHGQTDMANSFKEFLNKAHLNHKTNVIILTDCRDWQGKREEGILESASLLKEIVTKSSKVLIFNPEPMNKWNTPTSCVKDYQNAGAEVYEIKDLNNLARLITKL; encoded by the coding sequence ATGGTTAATGAAAGAATAGTTGCTTTATCAAATCAACTAAGAGAAGAAGGAGTACCCGTAAGTGTAAGAAGCACCGAAACAGCTTGTGACGTATGGGAATTAATGAAAAACACGACGAAAATAGAAGACATGCAAAATGCTCTAAAAAGTGTATATATAAAAGATACTCATGATGAAGAAAAATTTGATGTTATATTTGAAGAACTATTTCAAGACCCTGATGAAATAATTAAACACAAAACAAAAGAAACCTCAGACAGTGCATTTAAAGATCCTGCAATAGAACAAGAAGACATTATGGGAATGCCTGATTCACAAATAACTGATTTACCATTAGACCAGATTATTCCTCCCGAATTTGATGCAGAGAATTTACAACAAAATAAAATACATGAAAAAGATTTGTTGAAAACAGATATCAATCACCTAAACACATTTGATGAACGTATTGTAGATTTATGTAGAAAACTAGCACAAAAAATTGCGAACAACAGAGCAAGAAGAAAAAGATTACTTAAATCAAGCAACATAAATATGCCCAGAACAATACGCAAAAACTTGAAAAACGGTGGAAAATTAATAGATATTGAATATAATAAACCAAAAATTAATAAAACAAAACATATATTTTTAAATGATGTAAGCGGATCTTGTGATTGGATTAGCAATTGGTTTTTTTCAATAATATATGGTTGTCAAAAATCATTCGACAAAATAACTTGCTATGAATTTGACAATAAAATAATTGAAACAACAGATGCATTAAAAACGGAATCCTATGAACTGTCCTACGAAACAGTGACATTAAAAAAATTACAAAGAGGAATGATACATGGCCAAACAGATATGGCAAATTCTTTTAAAGAATTTCTAAACAAGGCCCATTTAAATCATAAAACTAATGTTATAATACTAACTGATTGTAGAGATTGGCAAGGAAAAAGAGAAGAAGGTATATTAGAAAGTGCTTCACTCCTTAAAGAAATAGTAACAAAAAGTTCAAAAGTCCTAATATTTAACCCAGAACCTATGAACAAATGGAACACACCAACCAGTTGTGTCAAAGATTATCAAAATGCAGGTGCTGAAGTATATGAAATAAAAGATTTAAATAACCTGGCCAGATTAATAACGAAATTATAG
- a CDS encoding HEAT repeat domain-containing protein — MTDINTIKENLANENHEVRQEACKDLTEYPEEGISLLIDTFTDKNPHVRFQAAKSLAEIGTDAIKPLITALNSDNPLVQKYVILALKDIGDDTVAEELINALNSEEFAIRKFAAKALGEMEVKSAVDPIIELLTDDDWGVRTSAAKALGDIKEEKAIDPIKKARRAATGDKEFKKVANKSIKKIEAELKKAKK, encoded by the coding sequence ATGACAGATATAAATACGATTAAAGAAAATCTTGCTAATGAAAATCATGAAGTAAGACAGGAAGCATGTAAAGACTTAACTGAATATCCTGAAGAAGGAATATCCTTATTAATAGACACTTTCACGGATAAAAATCCTCATGTAAGATTTCAAGCAGCAAAATCATTAGCAGAAATAGGGACTGATGCAATAAAACCATTAATCACTGCTCTAAATTCAGATAATCCTTTAGTTCAGAAATATGTTATATTAGCATTAAAAGATATAGGTGATGATACAGTAGCAGAAGAACTTATCAACGCTTTAAATTCAGAAGAATTTGCTATAAGAAAGTTTGCAGCTAAAGCTCTTGGTGAAATGGAAGTTAAAAGTGCAGTAGATCCAATAATCGAATTATTAACTGATGATGATTGGGGTGTGAGAACTTCAGCAGCTAAAGCATTAGGAGATATCAAAGAAGAAAAAGCAATTGATCCAATTAAAAAAGCCAGACGTGCAGCAACTGGTGATAAAGAATTTAAAAAAGTTGCCAATAAATCAATTAAAAAAATAGAAGCAGAATTAAAAAAAGCTAAAAAATAG
- the thiI gene encoding tRNA uracil 4-sulfurtransferase ThiI — MKYFVRYGEIGVKSPKIRRKFENKLIANIKTELDCEFDNDQGRLTLITDENDEKVRDVLGRVFGIVSYSPIFETITDKEKIAELIRKTLPPMIDSGKFNPEKDSFAAKCRRVGNHDFTSQEMAAYAGSIVIDITNAKVNLSHPDFTVYVEVRNDKTFIYYEKIKGLGGLPVGSQGRVVCLISGGIDSPVAAWLMLKRGCSLSLLHCDNTPYGSGTVPKVLENADKLRKYSMGEDIKVYSIKFGNYLEHAQKEAPPRMTCVLCKSGMYQSAEKLAKKEGANAIVDGSSIGQVASQTLNNIEATRYHCKMPIFSPLIAYDKIEIESIAKRIGTYETSIIPDGGCTAVPRYPETHADLDLVKKIIEEIDQKSALAEVAKTISRIDL; from the coding sequence ATGAAATACTTTGTACGATATGGAGAAATCGGTGTAAAAAGTCCTAAAATTAGAAGAAAATTTGAAAATAAATTAATAGCCAATATTAAAACAGAATTAGACTGTGAATTTGATAATGACCAAGGAAGACTAACATTAATTACTGATGAAAATGATGAAAAAGTAAGAGATGTACTTGGAAGAGTATTCGGTATTGTATCTTATAGCCCTATTTTTGAAACCATAACAGATAAAGAAAAAATTGCTGAATTAATCAGGAAAACATTACCTCCTATGATTGATTCAGGAAAATTTAATCCAGAAAAAGATAGTTTTGCAGCAAAATGTAGGCGTGTTGGAAATCATGATTTCACAAGCCAAGAAATGGCAGCATATGCCGGTTCAATCGTGATAGACATAACAAATGCTAAGGTAAACTTATCCCATCCAGATTTTACAGTTTACGTTGAAGTACGTAATGATAAAACTTTTATTTATTATGAAAAAATTAAAGGACTTGGTGGCTTGCCTGTAGGTAGTCAAGGAAGAGTTGTATGCTTAATCTCAGGAGGAATAGATTCCCCTGTTGCTGCATGGTTAATGCTAAAAAGAGGTTGTTCACTTTCATTACTCCATTGTGACAATACACCTTATGGTTCAGGAACTGTTCCGAAAGTACTTGAAAATGCTGATAAATTAAGAAAATATTCAATGGGCGAAGATATAAAAGTATATTCAATAAAATTTGGAAACTACTTAGAACATGCACAAAAAGAGGCTCCTCCACGCATGACTTGTGTTTTATGTAAAAGTGGAATGTATCAATCCGCTGAAAAATTGGCCAAAAAAGAAGGTGCTAATGCAATTGTTGACGGTAGTAGTATAGGTCAGGTAGCATCACAAACATTAAATAATATTGAAGCGACAAGATATCATTGTAAAATGCCAATTTTTAGTCCATTAATCGCTTATGATAAAATTGAAATTGAAAGTATAGCTAAAAGAATTGGAACATATGAAACTTCCATTATACCTGATGGTGGATGTACTGCTGTTCCAAGATATCCTGAAACACATGCTGATTTAGATTTAGTGAAAAAAATTATTGAAGAAATAGATCAAAAATCAGCACTGGCCGAAGTAGCCAAAACAATATCAAGAATAGATCTTTAA
- a CDS encoding ATP-dependent helicase, whose translation MPVEYNDEHIHNLLHPYVSKWFKSRFETFTDAQRQSIPHINAGKNILILSPTGSGKTLTAFLAILSGLTSLSERNMLEEKVYCIYISPLKALDNDIFKNLEEPIEGINKIAGHDVGIRQAVRTGDTTQYQRSKMLKHPPHILITTPETLSILLVAPKFREKLKSVRYVIIDEIHSLAENKRGSHLSLSLERLDMLTGGFTRIGLSATVSPPQKIANFLSGYSWGKARDCEIINVNYLKQLDMKVMCPVDNIIETDQDTLNNELYNLLHRLIQEHKTTLIFTNTRSGAESVSYKLTQHFPKYYNSDNVMAHHSSLSKEVRLETENELKAGNLKVVVSSTSLELGIDIGYIDLVILISSPKSVSRALQRIGRSGHRLHEKSKGKMVVVNRDDLVECSLILKNAKEGKIDRINIPSNCLDVLAQHIYGIAIEGRQNIKHVYHVVKQAMPYHDLSWEEYEQVLRYLAGEYSQLEQRYVYAKIWLDWDNNTFGKRGKLARVLYSTNVGTIADRSHAKVKCNGQIIGSIDGDFMERLHKGDTFVLGGRVYQFKYARGMTVTVVPSGSTPTIPSWVSEQLPLSYDIGISIQNFRAIMEWKLSTNVSEEDIIQYIKDYLYVDDNSATSIYYYFVEQYLYSEIPSKNKLLIEYYTGFGGRKFVVFHSLYGRRVNDALSRAVAYVIAQRYHHDVMISIDDNGFYLSSDSKIGGAEAFEELNCENLRDILIKAIDRTETLASRFRDCANRSLMILRRYKGREKSVGRQQVTSKILLNFVKEVDEHFAILDEARREVIEDYMDIEHALEVLKSIEEKKTVIKTINTTIPTPFAFNLVSRGYLDVLKYEERAEFIRRMHEAIIQKINENRRNI comes from the coding sequence TTGCCTGTTGAATATAATGATGAGCATATCCATAATTTGTTGCATCCCTATGTTAGTAAATGGTTTAAAAGTAGGTTTGAAACGTTCACGGATGCTCAAAGACAATCTATTCCCCATATTAATGCAGGAAAAAATATTTTAATTTTATCTCCAACTGGTTCTGGTAAAACTTTAACTGCGTTTTTAGCTATTTTATCTGGGTTAACTAGTCTTAGTGAGAGGAATATGCTTGAAGAAAAGGTTTACTGTATTTATATTTCGCCTCTTAAAGCATTGGATAATGATATTTTTAAAAATTTAGAGGAACCTATTGAGGGGATTAATAAGATAGCTGGGCATGATGTTGGTATTAGGCAGGCTGTTCGTACTGGAGACACTACTCAATATCAGCGTTCTAAAATGTTAAAACATCCTCCTCATATTTTAATTACTACTCCTGAAACTTTGTCAATTCTTTTGGTTGCTCCGAAGTTTCGGGAAAAATTGAAAAGTGTTCGTTATGTTATTATTGATGAAATACATTCTTTAGCTGAGAACAAGAGAGGTTCTCATTTAAGTCTTAGTTTAGAGCGTTTAGATATGTTAACGGGTGGTTTCACTAGAATAGGATTAAGTGCTACGGTTAGTCCTCCTCAGAAAATTGCTAATTTTTTATCAGGATATTCTTGGGGAAAAGCTCGAGATTGTGAAATAATTAATGTTAATTATCTTAAACAATTGGATATGAAAGTTATGTGTCCGGTTGATAATATTATTGAAACTGATCAGGATACATTGAATAATGAACTTTATAATTTGTTACATAGGTTGATTCAAGAACATAAAACTACATTAATTTTTACAAATACGCGTAGTGGAGCTGAAAGTGTTTCTTATAAATTAACTCAACATTTTCCTAAGTATTATAATTCTGATAATGTTATGGCTCATCATTCATCATTATCGAAGGAAGTTAGGCTTGAAACTGAGAATGAACTTAAGGCAGGAAATTTGAAGGTTGTTGTTAGTAGTACTTCTCTTGAATTAGGTATTGATATTGGTTATATTGATTTAGTGATTCTTATTAGCTCACCTAAGTCTGTTTCCCGTGCTCTTCAAAGGATTGGTCGTAGTGGGCACCGTTTACATGAAAAATCTAAGGGAAAGATGGTTGTTGTTAATCGAGATGATCTTGTTGAATGTAGTTTAATACTTAAAAATGCTAAAGAGGGTAAGATTGATCGTATTAATATTCCATCTAATTGTTTGGATGTTCTTGCTCAGCATATTTATGGAATTGCGATTGAAGGAAGACAGAACATTAAACATGTTTATCATGTTGTTAAACAAGCTATGCCGTATCATGATTTAAGTTGGGAGGAATATGAACAGGTTTTACGTTATCTTGCCGGAGAATATTCTCAGTTAGAACAACGTTATGTTTATGCTAAGATTTGGTTAGATTGGGATAATAATACATTTGGTAAAAGAGGTAAATTAGCTCGTGTTCTTTATTCTACTAATGTTGGTACTATTGCAGATAGGAGTCATGCAAAAGTTAAGTGTAATGGTCAGATTATTGGAAGTATTGATGGAGATTTTATGGAACGACTACATAAGGGTGATACTTTTGTGTTGGGTGGTCGTGTTTACCAGTTCAAGTATGCTAGGGGGATGACTGTTACTGTTGTTCCTAGTGGCAGTACTCCTACGATTCCATCATGGGTTTCAGAACAACTGCCTTTGTCATATGATATTGGAATTTCTATTCAGAATTTTAGGGCTATTATGGAGTGGAAACTTTCTACGAATGTTTCAGAAGAGGATATTATCCAATATATTAAGGATTATTTGTATGTAGATGATAATTCTGCAACTTCGATTTATTATTATTTTGTTGAACAATATTTGTATAGTGAAATTCCATCAAAAAACAAGTTATTAATTGAATATTATACTGGATTTGGTGGTAGGAAATTTGTTGTTTTCCATTCTTTATATGGAAGGCGTGTGAATGATGCTTTAAGTCGTGCAGTTGCATATGTTATTGCTCAACGTTATCATCATGATGTTATGATTAGTATTGATGATAATGGTTTTTATTTAAGTAGTGATTCTAAAATTGGTGGTGCAGAAGCGTTTGAAGAACTGAATTGTGAGAATTTGAGGGATATTTTGATTAAAGCTATTGATAGAACAGAAACTTTAGCTAGTCGTTTTAGGGATTGTGCAAATAGGTCTTTGATGATTTTACGCCGTTATAAGGGTAGGGAGAAAAGTGTTGGTAGACAGCAGGTTACTAGTAAAATTTTGTTAAATTTTGTGAAGGAAGTTGATGAACATTTTGCTATTTTAGATGAAGCTCGTCGAGAGGTTATTGAGGATTATATGGATATTGAACATGCTTTGGAAGTTTTAAAATCGATTGAAGAGAAAAAAACCGTGATTAAAACAATAAATACCACAATTCCTACTCCTTTCGCATTTAATCTTGTTTCTAGAGGTTATCTTGATGTGTTAAAATATGAGGAAAGAGCCGAATTTATTAGAAGAATGCATGAAGCCATTATTCAAAAAATCAATGAAAATAGAAGAAATATATAA
- the nucS gene encoding endonuclease NucS: protein MIIIKFKSHENPDNEEAFEIIQEGFDKKAMLIILSKCHVEYEGRARSILESGDRLILIKKDGTFAIHQELNLDPVNWQAPGCKNKVSLTDEGVILTSKKIKPNEEIKVFLDEIYNVTYYNCVDTKDLEIRGYEKHMVDLAWEKPELIEKGFRPTRREYQTENGFIDLMGTDSKEQLMILEFKSRKAGINAVKQLKRYVDCFKDNKDFVRGIIVAPDITTNALEELESLQMEFIPMEAPLTLIKEDVSTLDSFF from the coding sequence GTGATTATAATTAAATTTAAAAGTCATGAAAATCCAGATAATGAAGAAGCATTTGAAATAATACAGGAAGGTTTTGATAAAAAGGCCATGTTAATTATTTTATCAAAATGTCATGTTGAATATGAAGGTAGAGCCAGAAGTATTCTTGAAAGTGGAGACAGATTAATATTAATAAAAAAAGATGGAACTTTTGCAATTCATCAGGAACTTAATTTGGATCCAGTGAATTGGCAAGCACCTGGTTGTAAAAATAAGGTCTCATTAACTGATGAAGGGGTTATACTAACCAGTAAAAAAATTAAACCTAACGAAGAAATTAAGGTATTTTTAGATGAAATTTATAATGTAACTTATTATAATTGTGTAGATACTAAAGATCTTGAAATCAGAGGATATGAAAAACATATGGTTGATTTAGCATGGGAAAAACCCGAACTTATAGAAAAAGGATTTAGACCAACAAGACGAGAATATCAGACAGAAAATGGATTCATAGATTTGATGGGCACTGATTCTAAAGAACAATTAATGATACTTGAATTTAAAAGTAGAAAAGCCGGGATAAATGCCGTAAAACAATTAAAAAGATATGTTGATTGCTTCAAAGACAACAAAGATTTCGTTAGAGGAATAATTGTAGCTCCAGATATAACTACAAATGCATTAGAAGAATTAGAATCATTACAAATGGAATTTATTCCTATGGAAGCACCTTTAACACTTATTAAAGAAGACGTGTCAACATTGGATTCCTTTTTCTAA
- a CDS encoding carbon-nitrogen hydrolase family protein, whose translation MDEFKIACCQMNVINDKKSNITHAKELIEEASSNGVELVTLPEMFNTPYDNNKFIENAEEEENSYTLNKMCDIAQDNNILLQAGSIPELEDDKIYNTAYLIDNRGKIIAKHRKVHLFDIDTPTMKFTESDTLSAGNTITTVKTHLATISLAICYDIRFNEFWTIMNQHETDIVLLPGAFNKTTGPLHWETLIRARAIDNQSFVVATSPSQINNEYYVAWGHSMIVDAWGRIISKAEEKEEIIYGNLDPESINTVREQIPILKNKRNDLYETIYKKEL comes from the coding sequence ATGGATGAATTTAAAATTGCTTGTTGTCAGATGAATGTTATTAACGATAAAAAATCAAACATAACACATGCTAAAGAATTAATTGAAGAAGCATCATCAAATGGAGTAGAATTAGTAACTTTACCTGAGATGTTCAATACACCCTATGATAATAATAAATTTATTGAAAATGCTGAAGAAGAAGAAAATAGTTACACATTAAATAAAATGTGCGATATTGCCCAAGATAATAATATTCTTTTACAGGCGGGTTCTATTCCTGAACTTGAAGATGATAAAATTTATAATACGGCATACCTTATTGATAATAGAGGAAAAATTATTGCTAAACATAGGAAAGTACATTTATTTGATATTGATACGCCTACAATGAAATTTACAGAATCGGACACATTATCTGCAGGGAATACTATTACTACTGTTAAAACTCATCTTGCCACTATTTCATTAGCAATTTGTTATGATATACGTTTTAATGAATTTTGGACGATTATGAATCAACATGAGACAGACATAGTATTATTACCTGGTGCTTTTAATAAAACTACTGGTCCTCTTCATTGGGAAACTCTTATTAGAGCAAGAGCAATTGATAATCAGTCATTTGTTGTTGCAACTTCACCCAGTCAAATCAACAATGAGTATTATGTAGCTTGGGGTCATTCAATGATTGTTGATGCTTGGGGACGTATAATATCAAAAGCTGAAGAAAAAGAAGAAATTATTTATGGTAATTTAGATCCAGAATCTATTAATACTGTTCGTGAGCAGATTCCTATCCTTAAAAATAAAAGAAATGATCTTTATGAAACAATATATAAAAAAGAATTATGA
- a CDS encoding GMC family oxidoreductase N-terminal domain-containing protein, whose amino-acid sequence MKKVIIVGGGTGGLSVARELSKNPNVTITIIEKGPLSEVKDAYKYYDVWDKNEMELIKTDLVGGSSLVIAGNFVPTLVEELKEYDIDITPQLEQLKTEIGIQTMPKSHEGKINKLLKDAAAELGLDMQDMPKGINPNKCTQCGKCAWGCPNGAKWSSIEDLKIAQENGVNLITNEGVTGLIIEENKIKGVKTNKGNTFMADVVVLAAGGMITPKLLRTAGIKAGETFSVDPFITVGGYLKGANQDHEIQMNKFIKLPHIVIASHTSQFLLPKIQETHPDATSDDIISFMIKVPDNLRGHVYMNEVVKGIDFEDASLLARGAAIAGNILVKAGADIESLSSTHVRGAHLIASARIGEIVDSNLETEIENLYVGDGSVLPEAPGLPPIYTILALSRRLGQYLANKL is encoded by the coding sequence ATGAAAAAAGTAATAATAGTAGGTGGTGGAACTGGAGGATTAAGTGTAGCAAGAGAACTATCAAAAAATCCAAATGTAACCATTACTATAATAGAAAAAGGCCCATTATCAGAAGTAAAAGATGCATATAAATATTATGATGTATGGGATAAAAATGAAATGGAGTTAATTAAAACAGATCTGGTTGGAGGATCATCATTAGTAATTGCAGGAAACTTTGTACCAACATTAGTAGAAGAATTAAAAGAATATGATATAGATATAACTCCTCAATTAGAACAACTTAAAACAGAAATTGGAATACAAACAATGCCAAAATCTCATGAGGGTAAAATAAATAAACTACTTAAAGATGCAGCAGCAGAATTAGGCTTGGACATGCAAGACATGCCAAAAGGTATTAATCCTAATAAATGCACACAATGTGGTAAATGTGCATGGGGCTGTCCAAATGGAGCAAAATGGAGCAGTATTGAAGATTTGAAAATAGCTCAAGAAAATGGTGTAAACTTAATAACTAACGAAGGAGTTACTGGTTTAATAATTGAAGAAAATAAAATAAAAGGTGTAAAAACAAATAAAGGCAATACTTTCATGGCAGATGTAGTGGTTTTAGCTGCAGGAGGTATGATAACACCAAAATTATTAAGAACAGCAGGAATCAAAGCAGGAGAAACATTCTCAGTAGATCCTTTCATAACAGTAGGAGGATACTTGAAAGGTGCAAATCAAGATCATGAAATTCAAATGAATAAGTTTATTAAATTACCACATATAGTAATTGCATCACACACAAGTCAATTCTTATTACCAAAAATCCAAGAAACACATCCTGATGCAACTTCTGATGATATAATCAGTTTCATGATTAAAGTTCCAGATAATTTAAGGGGTCATGTTTATATGAATGAAGTTGTTAAAGGAATAGACTTTGAAGATGCATCATTACTCGCAAGAGGAGCCGCAATTGCAGGGAATATACTGGTAAAAGCAGGGGCAGATATTGAAAGTTTGTCCTCAACTCATGTAAGAGGAGCACATTTAATTGCTTCAGCACGTATCGGTGAAATCGTAGACAGTAATTTAGAAACAGAAATAGAAAACTTATACGTGGGAGATGGTTCAGTACTACCTGAAGCCCCAGGTCTACCACCAATATATACTATATTAGCATTATCTAGAAGACTGGGCCAATATTTGGCGAATAAATTATAA